A window of the Hordeum vulgare subsp. vulgare chromosome 5H, MorexV3_pseudomolecules_assembly, whole genome shotgun sequence genome harbors these coding sequences:
- the LOC123451870 gene encoding uncharacterized protein LOC123451870: MGRRGGRGGGWVGGRGRRDERPGGGRDIRGMRDRLPNDMGIRDRRPENRPRCSAGRSPSPGYRRRRSPCQGYRPRRSPRSRSPSPGYRAGQSPRGPSPHHRLFRSRSPVHRASRSRDDDGQGDYGRVPCHQERDRCSPRGSHDGRGDRDSRGNHDGRGYRGPNRSFDIRGDCATNGRYDAPPDYMLPKDPYDQGRAAKNESVFFGGPGGRSINKEDGFCGDAAMKLRVSSTGFGRTSSMYLDSRSPPPPPPPTSLAARTMYPSVPLTETGFLTGSSTVKGVESLGAGSTRLPQDDSRFQYHDRLSGPYVGSREIERLGPGRDVRSDRDGELDMLYSSRGVYGSDTTPSMQLKRCVGSSPSGLAKGSPYRVHGGLYEPSNGYAMDDISKPDSLGHGSGHVYRFAESSLEHVSGHDDKISLDITNQTHSKYPPPTACMEYNADAYGRRGPENDTYLAFGNSRGNYSRDSRASPRHTLVSSPLTNLKDERSNTQVRLSRRMGEDAMEYNTYHTYRRDSPTGYPKPRNAHVYSRSPETYSLELARRPARQREFASSENGCQLSHREVPPMAYRRGSLGAAYSTRDMDMYQADGPLGREYYNDEIGLEHYNDEIDPYGLSPEKLSRRSCDIIDDEDGYDARYDMSSSRNVFSRIALPNNMNDEWIDADEGNHSHSNVLAHGRSKYKPISQRLSKPIVQPQVGGSAMLGRGRGGGWTKSAKKRPRVGLPQFHGGYTSERNESVRPNKFTKLSEDNQKHTEPDYEDAPDEEDLSVQKDPPEGSEEFSKQVHQAFLKFSKILNESPTVQKRYREAPKGSLSCCVCGSVARKFADIDALMSHAYHTHKPGLKTKHLGFHKALCVLMGWNWNVAPDTSKAYQSVPIEEVNAMRGDLMVWPPVVVLHNSSLTNKAKVADAKIVTIEEIEGVLADIGVACDKAKITHGRPANKSVFVAKFLPTISGFQEAMRIHDHFSSENHGKEELQQIICEKGKSPVRADKLEELLYAHIALAEDLGYLDDEIKKRCVVRSKNDIKARADATLNLES, from the exons ATGGGACGCCGGGGGGGACGAGGAGGTGGATGGGTAGGAGGGCGCGGACGAAGGGACGAAcggccaggaggtggccgcgACATCAGGGGCATGCGTGATCGCCTCCCTAACGACATGGGTATACGGGACCGCCGGCCTGAAAATCGCCCCCGCTGCAGCGCTGGTCGCAGCCCATCCCCGGGCTACCGTCGTCGTCGCAGCCCCTGCCAGGGCTACCGTCCTCGCCGCAGTCCTCGCAGTCGTAGCCCCTCCCCGGGCTACCGTGCTGGCCAGAGTCCTCGCGGCCCCTCCCCGCACCACCGCTTGTTCCGCAGCCGCTCTCCTGTCCACCGCGCAAGTCGCTCCAGGGACGACGACGGGCAAGGTGACTACGGGAGGGTACCCTGTCATCAGGAGCGCGATCGATGCAGCCCGAGAGGAAGCCATGATGGTCGCGGCGACCGCGATTCAAGAGGAAACCATGATGGTCGCGGCTACCGCGGCCCAAACAGGAGCTTTGACATTCGTGGCGACTGTGCGACGAACGGGAGATATGATGCTCCACCGGACTACATGCTCCCAAAAGATCCATACGACCAGGGGCGTGCTGCCAAGAATGAAAGTGTCTTCTTTGGAGGCCCTGGTGGCCGGAGCATTAACAAGGAGGATGGGTTTTGTGGAGACGCTGCCATGAAACTCAGAGTTAGTTCCACAGGATTTGGAAGGACTAGCTCAATGTACCTGGACAGCAggtcgcctccgccgccgccaccacctacatCATTGGCTGCTAGGACAATGTACCCCTCGGTGCCACTTACAGAGACTGGATTCCTGACAGGGAGTTCAACGGTGAAAGGTGTGGAAAGCCTTGGCGCTGGAAGTACCCGGTTGCCTCAAGACGACAGCAGGTTTCAGTACCATGACCGTTTGTCTGGCCCATATGTTGGGAGCAGAGAAATTGAAAGGCTTGGCCCTGGTAGAGATGTGCGTAGTGACAGGGATGGAGAATTGGATATGCTTTACTCTAGTAGGGGCGTGTATGGTTCGGACACCACACCATCTATGCAGTTGAAACGGTGTGTTGGTTCTTCACCATCTGGACTTGCCAAGGGCAGCCCATACCGAGTGCATGGTGGACTTTATGAGCCAAGCAATGGCTACGCCATGGATGACATTAGTAAACCAGACTCCTTGGGACATGGGAGTGGTCATGTTTACAGGTTTGCAGAAAGTTCACTAGAGCACGTAAGTGGTCACGACGACAAGATATCATTGGACATCACAAATCAAACACACTCCAAGTATCCACCACCAACTGCATGCATGGAATATAATGCAGATGCATATGGCAGAAGGGGTCCAGAAAATGACACATATCTTGCTTTTGGGAACTCTCGTGGAAATTACTCACGGGATTCAAGGGCTAGCCCCAGGCATACATTGGTCTCATCACCTTTGACGAACCTCAAGGATGAAAGGAGTAACACACAAGTGAGACTATCCCGCAGGATGGGAGAGGATGCCATGGAATACAACACATATCATACTTATCGTAGAGATTCGCCCACAGGTTATCCCAAGCCAAGGAATGCTCATGTCTATTCACGCTCTCCTGAAACTTACTCTCTTGAACTTGCAAGGCGACCAGCTCGACAACGTGAGTTTGCTTCATCTGAGAATGGCTGTCAGTTAAGTCATCGAGAAGTTCCTCCCATGGCTTATAGAAGAGGATCCCTGGGAGCTGCATATAGTACTCGTGATATGGATATGTACCAAGCTGATGGCCCACTAGGACGAGAGTATTACAATGATGAAATTGGACTAGAGCATTACAATGATGAGATTGACCCATATGGCCTATCCCCTGAGAAATTGTCAAGAAGAAGCTGTGATATTATTGACGATGAAGATGGATATGATGCAAGATATGATATGTCATCAAGTCGTAATGTTTTCTCAAGAATTGCTTTGCCAAACAACATGAATGATGAATGGATTGATGCAGATGAAGGTAATCATTCCCATTCTAACGTGTTAGCTCACGGGCGCTCAAAATATAAGCCTATATCTCAGAGACTGTCCAAACCTATAGTCCAGCCACAAGTTGGGGGATCTGCCATGcttggaagaggaagagggggaggaTGGACCAAAAGTGCAAAAAAGAGACCGAGAGTCGGTCTTCCTCAATTCCATGGTGGATATACATCAGAGAGAAATGAATCTGTTCGGCCAAACAAATTTACGAAGCTGTCAGAAGATAATCAGAAACACACCGAACCAGACTACGAGGATGCACCTGATGAAGAGGATCTTTCTGTGCAGAAAGATCCACCAGAAGGTTCAGAAGAATTCAGTAAACAGGTTCACCAGGCCTTCCTCAAGTTCTCAAAGATATTAAATGAGAGCCCAACTGTGCAGAAGAGATACCGTGAGGCACCAAAAGGATCTTTATCTTGCTGTGTATGTGGCAG TGTCGCAAGGAAGTTTGCAGACATTGATGCCTTGATGTCACATGCTTACCATACACACAAACCGGGTCTGAAAACAAAGCATTTAGGTTTTCACAAGGCACTCTGTGTTCTGATGGGGTGGAATTGGAATGTTGCTCCAGACACTTCTAAAGCCTACCAGTCTGTTCCCATTGAGGAAGTAAATGCCATGAGGGGAGATCTGATGGTATGGCCTCCAGTTGTCGTGTTACACAACAGCTCCCTCACAAACAAGGCAAAGGTCGCGGATGCAAAGATTGTGACAATAGAAGAAATCGAAGGTGTACTTGCAG ATATTGGGGTTGCATGTGACAAGGCAAAGATAACCCATGGAAGACCAGCCAACAAGAGTGTTTTCGTGGCCAAGTTCCTACCAACAATATCTGGATTTCAGGAAGCAATGAGAATTCACGATCATTTCAGCTCTGAGAACCACGGcaaggaagaactccagcagataATATGTGAGAAAGGTAAGAGTCCAGTTCGTGCTGACAAACTCGAAGAGCTGCTGTATGCACACATTGCGCTGGCTGAAGATCTCGGGTACCTGGACGACGAGATAAAGAAGCGATGCGTTGTCAGGAGCAAGAACGATATCAAGGCCAGGGCAGATGCCACACTGAACCTAGAGTCCTGA